A single window of Chitinophaga sp. XS-30 DNA harbors:
- a CDS encoding CcmD family protein, with translation MAKRLSYLLFICLFFTFTAVFGQEAVQQQNTETGPVNEFFRSESKIYVAVGVLVIIFTCIVLYLARLDRRISKLEKE, from the coding sequence ATGGCTAAAAGACTCAGCTATTTACTCTTCATCTGCCTCTTCTTTACCTTTACGGCAGTATTCGGCCAGGAAGCCGTTCAGCAGCAGAACACCGAAACCGGGCCGGTAAATGAATTCTTCCGGAGCGAAAGCAAAATATACGTGGCAGTAGGCGTACTGGTGATCATCTTTACCTGCATCGTATTGTACCTCGCCAGGCTGGACCGCCGCATCAGCAAACTGGAAAAAGAATAA
- a CDS encoding triple tyrosine motif-containing protein, giving the protein MKKQLIISALLLLQASYAIAQNTPGIPLVVNYHKALYHGGSRTWDINQDSNGMMYFANDEGLVTFNGSFWKLFPLPNKTVLRSMAIDSANRIYAGGQDEIGYFETGGNHTLRYTSLKKLLPPQYREFADVWNTVIFGKSVFFRITDRIFKLDNERIEVYLPTKEWYFLGKAGNRLFAQDRDNGLLEYRNNRWVPLENGHLLQDVMVVSILPTGNGDCSIAALNNVSFSLNGNVISRVQQIPAKDMYTPLTLPVNDSEYVTATALEGCLIRDAGHRLLQRISVAEGLQNNNVTSLFVDKDKNIWAGVDNAVAFINYNSPIKYIRPDIVSDVIGYSTLIFNNKLYLSTSNGVYAAPLPGNNAGPGLLKSHFSLIRNSDHGEAWQLEEVNQQLLVTHNKGAMLIKDEVAVPISKGTGSWKFLPLSSVYPVQHILVGCYWGIDLLRFKDNRFEYAGRLKGLSDSYRFLVLDQRGNIWASHPYRGIYRLHLSPDSMQYTSRLFTAADGLPSPFNNYVFRIKNRVVFSTESGIYEFNEDAGKFVPCSFLSVFDGMAIRYMKEDAEGNIWFCSGNKVGVARYTTDSTKRPFAITYFPEVEAHILSKFDNIYPYNPENVFIGSEKGAIHINFKKYVSQKRPLTVFLNQAKAIGKTDSVLSNGFFYKSGAGASSPKQLEIHTLPPRLNAFHFEYSVPAYGSANVIEYSYRLKGYEQEWSAWSNKTEKDYTNLPAGSYTFAVKARDNLHNESEALEYAFIISPPWYKSAWAWAGYAAIIIAVFYLLTREHQRTLIRQQRKFDEKKRQLEYIHQLELEKNEKEIIALQNQKLASEVALKKKELASATLRLAGNTDTLSKLKDQVSRLNHASDSEHEMKKLMALVKSAESSNANWDEFAAHFDEVNNDLLKKLKTKFPNLSQSDLKICAYLHLNFSSKQISQLHNISVRGVEIRRYRIRKKLGLESNQSFSSFLDSLQ; this is encoded by the coding sequence ATGAAAAAACAGCTGATCATTTCAGCCTTGTTACTGCTACAAGCCAGCTATGCCATTGCTCAAAACACGCCCGGTATTCCCCTGGTCGTCAACTATCACAAGGCGCTGTATCATGGAGGCAGCCGTACCTGGGATATCAATCAGGACAGTAACGGGATGATGTATTTTGCCAATGATGAGGGACTGGTCACTTTCAACGGCAGCTTCTGGAAACTATTCCCTCTTCCGAACAAAACCGTTCTCCGTTCCATGGCCATCGACTCCGCTAACCGGATTTACGCCGGCGGGCAGGATGAGATCGGGTATTTTGAAACCGGCGGTAATCACACGCTCCGGTACACCTCTCTCAAAAAGCTGCTTCCCCCGCAATACCGGGAGTTCGCGGATGTCTGGAACACCGTCATCTTCGGCAAATCCGTTTTTTTCCGTATTACAGACCGGATCTTCAAACTGGACAATGAACGGATCGAGGTGTATCTCCCTACAAAGGAGTGGTATTTTCTGGGGAAGGCAGGGAACCGGCTTTTTGCGCAGGACCGGGATAACGGCCTGCTGGAATACCGGAATAACCGATGGGTCCCCCTTGAAAATGGCCATTTACTGCAAGACGTGATGGTGGTTTCCATTCTTCCAACCGGAAATGGTGATTGTAGTATTGCCGCGCTAAATAATGTATCTTTTTCGCTGAACGGAAATGTCATCAGCCGCGTACAGCAAATTCCAGCCAAAGACATGTACACCCCGCTCACTTTACCGGTCAATGATTCGGAATACGTGACGGCCACAGCGCTGGAAGGATGCCTGATCAGGGATGCCGGTCACCGCCTGCTCCAGCGGATCTCAGTGGCCGAGGGTCTTCAAAATAACAACGTAACCTCATTATTTGTTGATAAAGACAAAAATATCTGGGCAGGCGTTGATAATGCGGTAGCATTTATCAACTATAATTCCCCGATCAAATACATCCGCCCGGATATTGTCAGCGATGTCATCGGTTATTCCACCCTGATCTTCAACAACAAGCTCTACCTCTCTACCTCCAATGGCGTTTATGCAGCTCCCCTTCCCGGCAACAACGCCGGCCCCGGCCTGCTGAAAAGCCATTTTTCCCTTATCCGCAACAGCGATCACGGCGAGGCCTGGCAACTGGAAGAAGTGAACCAGCAGTTGCTGGTCACCCATAACAAGGGTGCCATGCTCATCAAAGACGAGGTGGCCGTCCCTATTTCAAAAGGTACAGGCTCATGGAAGTTCCTGCCCCTGTCTTCCGTTTACCCGGTACAACATATACTGGTAGGCTGTTACTGGGGGATAGACCTGCTGCGCTTCAAAGATAACCGGTTCGAATATGCCGGAAGGCTCAAGGGCCTGTCGGACTCCTATCGTTTTCTGGTGCTGGACCAGCGTGGGAACATCTGGGCATCGCACCCCTACCGCGGCATATACCGCCTTCACCTCTCGCCGGACAGCATGCAGTACACCAGCCGGCTCTTTACCGCAGCCGACGGGCTTCCCTCACCTTTCAACAATTACGTTTTCAGGATAAAGAACCGGGTGGTATTCTCCACGGAATCAGGAATTTACGAGTTCAATGAGGATGCCGGGAAATTTGTGCCCTGCTCCTTTCTCTCCGTCTTCGACGGAATGGCCATCCGGTACATGAAAGAGGATGCGGAAGGCAATATCTGGTTTTGCAGCGGCAACAAGGTAGGCGTTGCCCGATATACAACGGACAGTACAAAGCGCCCCTTCGCTATCACCTACTTTCCGGAGGTGGAAGCGCATATCCTCTCGAAATTCGACAATATCTATCCGTATAACCCGGAGAACGTCTTCATCGGTTCTGAAAAAGGGGCCATTCACATCAACTTTAAAAAATATGTTTCCCAGAAACGCCCCCTGACGGTGTTCCTGAACCAGGCAAAGGCCATCGGGAAAACAGACAGCGTGCTCTCCAACGGCTTCTTCTATAAAAGCGGCGCGGGGGCCTCTTCACCGAAGCAGCTGGAGATACACACGCTTCCTCCCCGGCTCAATGCCTTCCATTTTGAATACAGCGTTCCCGCCTACGGTTCGGCCAACGTCATCGAATACAGCTACCGGCTGAAAGGATATGAGCAGGAATGGTCCGCCTGGAGCAACAAGACGGAAAAAGACTATACCAATCTGCCTGCAGGCAGCTACACCTTTGCGGTAAAGGCGCGGGACAACCTGCATAACGAATCCGAAGCGCTGGAATACGCCTTTATCATCAGCCCGCCCTGGTACAAAAGCGCCTGGGCCTGGGCAGGTTACGCCGCTATTATCATCGCCGTGTTCTACCTGCTGACCCGGGAACACCAGAGAACCCTGATCCGGCAGCAGCGGAAATTCGATGAGAAAAAAAGGCAGCTGGAATATATCCATCAGCTGGAGCTGGAGAAAAATGAGAAGGAGATCATAGCACTGCAGAACCAGAAACTGGCCAGTGAAGTGGCGCTCAAAAAAAAGGAGCTGGCCAGCGCTACCCTGCGTCTCGCGGGAAATACCGACACGCTGAGCAAGCTGAAAGACCAGGTGTCCAGGCTGAACCACGCCAGTGACAGCGAACACGAAATGAAGAAGCTGATGGCGCTGGTAAAAAGCGCGGAGAGCAGCAATGCGAACTGGGACGAGTTTGCCGCGCATTTCGATGAAGTGAACAACGATCTGCTGAAGAAACTGAAAACAAAATTCCCGAACCTGTCTCAAAGCGATCTGAAGATCTGTGCGTACCTGCACCTGAATTTCTCGTCCAAGCAGATATCGCAGCTGCATAACATTTCTGTGCGGGGCGTGGAGATCCGGCGTTACAGGATCAGGAAAAAACTGGGGCTGGAAAGCAACCAGTCTTTCAGCAGTTTTCTGGACAGTTTGCAGTAA
- a CDS encoding TonB-dependent receptor yields MKRCFRSFFISLPLLLGILASAHAQDRTVKGSVSSDKGGPVAGATIVVRNTPGIGTISSETGNFSLTVPGSADSLVISAIGFIRQTVPISETISITLASSGGSSLDEVVVVGYGTQRKGDLTAPITTVNTGEMLKRTTSTPMEALQGSVPGIQIVSNGAPGSSPNVRVRGIGSFNNENPLYVVDGMFVNDISFLNPNDIAEMSILKDASGAAIYGVRAANGVVLITTKKGRFNMKTRVTYNGYVGVQVPTNVLKMANGEQFTRFALERRSARDSGTVRESVARYGGTGLSPSTSTDWYDELLKKQALITNHGVDLQGGSEKVSYAMGFNYMYQDGIMEARNSFQRYNVRLQMEANPFPWLKVGFTSILTNSITFSPNSAAFSDAFSASPLFPVYDENNTNAFPVKFAAPSVIGRDDANPAASAYYNYNRLKSFQLLPSIYAEASVWKNRLTFRSQINQLYASGHRVTYGEERNLGPGSASIIPSNLQSTQERNTNYILDNLLTYRDGSGRHHWSLLLGQSVREERWRQTWVSANNVPNVEESWYAGQGIRDQNGYNEDGSRNAGLSYFTRGTYDYDERYLLTATFRADGSSKYQTKWGYFPSVGLGWVLSKESFMQDQKIFDFLKIRGSWGKLGNDGVTANAGYAIVNTGAANSGVFGSTAAANGDYVFGYTVDRFFTDITWEVVTEWDGGVDFEMFGSKLQGSVDYYHRTTSDAAFDRPFGFTYGSIYGNWASMVNSGWDVSLSWRDRIGDLNFTIGGNFSTLKNRVTDLGSLPSLNSGVFPFIAEFPNRIQVGSPLRYFYGYEFIGVYQTADEIAKDPVAAAYNATASAKIQPGWPKYKDQDGNGVLDNADRVNIGNYLPTLNYGFNLALNYKQVDFSIFFQGVSGNKILNLNRGKLYKASNSLNVDAEFASNMWTGPGSTNEYPSAQAVADSWFKVGNSFFVENGAYLRIQNIQAGYTFNLGKESGSGNIRVFATADRPFIFTKYNGFTPEITGPGYDMNVYPISATYSFGVRASF; encoded by the coding sequence ATGAAAAGATGTTTCCGCAGCTTCTTTATTTCCCTGCCCCTTTTATTGGGGATACTGGCATCTGCGCATGCCCAGGACAGGACTGTGAAAGGCAGTGTGTCGAGTGACAAGGGCGGCCCGGTAGCCGGCGCAACGATCGTGGTCAGGAATACGCCCGGGATCGGGACCATTTCCTCCGAGACCGGGAACTTCTCGCTTACCGTGCCCGGTTCAGCCGATTCCCTGGTGATCTCCGCCATCGGATTTATCAGGCAGACCGTTCCCATCTCTGAAACCATCAGCATTACTTTGGCATCATCCGGAGGTTCCAGTCTTGATGAAGTGGTGGTGGTAGGGTATGGCACCCAGCGCAAAGGGGACCTGACGGCACCCATCACCACCGTGAACACCGGGGAAATGCTCAAACGTACCACCTCCACGCCTATGGAAGCCCTTCAGGGCAGTGTTCCCGGCATACAGATCGTGAGCAACGGCGCCCCCGGCAGCTCACCGAATGTGCGCGTCAGAGGGATAGGATCATTCAATAACGAAAATCCGCTGTATGTGGTGGACGGGATGTTCGTGAATGATATCAGCTTCCTCAATCCTAACGACATTGCTGAAATGTCCATCCTCAAAGATGCCTCCGGCGCAGCTATTTATGGTGTGCGAGCCGCCAACGGCGTAGTGCTGATCACGACCAAAAAAGGCCGCTTCAACATGAAAACCCGTGTGACCTATAACGGTTACGTGGGCGTACAGGTACCCACCAATGTATTGAAAATGGCGAATGGTGAACAGTTCACCCGCTTCGCGCTGGAGAGAAGGAGCGCCCGTGACAGCGGTACGGTCAGGGAATCGGTTGCCCGTTATGGCGGCACTGGCCTGAGCCCCTCCACCAGCACGGACTGGTATGATGAACTGCTGAAAAAGCAGGCCCTGATCACGAATCATGGGGTGGACCTGCAGGGCGGTAGCGAAAAGGTGTCGTATGCCATGGGTTTCAACTACATGTACCAGGATGGCATCATGGAAGCCCGCAACAGCTTCCAGCGATACAATGTGAGGTTGCAGATGGAAGCCAACCCGTTCCCCTGGCTGAAAGTGGGCTTTACCTCCATTCTGACCAATTCCATCACCTTCTCGCCGAACAGCGCGGCATTCTCTGATGCCTTCTCCGCATCCCCGCTGTTCCCCGTGTATGATGAAAACAACACCAATGCATTTCCCGTAAAATTTGCAGCGCCTTCCGTGATAGGCCGGGATGATGCCAATCCGGCAGCGTCCGCTTATTATAATTATAACCGGTTAAAAAGCTTCCAGTTGCTGCCGAGCATATATGCGGAAGCCTCCGTTTGGAAAAACAGGCTTACTTTCCGCTCGCAGATCAACCAGCTGTATGCTTCCGGCCACCGTGTCACCTACGGTGAAGAACGCAACCTGGGCCCGGGCAGCGCAAGCATCATCCCGTCCAATCTCCAGTCTACCCAGGAACGCAATACCAATTATATCCTGGATAACCTGCTCACCTACCGGGACGGCAGCGGGCGTCATCACTGGTCGCTCCTCCTGGGCCAGTCTGTACGGGAAGAACGATGGAGACAAACATGGGTGTCCGCCAACAACGTTCCCAATGTAGAAGAATCCTGGTACGCCGGACAGGGCATAAGGGACCAGAATGGTTATAATGAAGATGGCAGCCGCAACGCAGGCTTGTCCTACTTCACCCGCGGCACCTACGACTATGATGAAAGATACTTGCTGACAGCTACTTTCCGTGCAGACGGCAGCTCCAAGTACCAGACCAAGTGGGGGTATTTCCCTTCCGTAGGCCTGGGCTGGGTGCTCAGCAAGGAGAGCTTTATGCAGGATCAGAAAATATTTGACTTCCTGAAGATCCGTGGCAGCTGGGGTAAACTGGGTAACGACGGGGTAACCGCGAACGCAGGATATGCCATTGTGAACACCGGCGCCGCCAACTCCGGTGTGTTTGGCAGCACTGCCGCCGCTAATGGCGATTATGTGTTCGGCTATACGGTAGACCGCTTTTTCACGGACATTACCTGGGAAGTGGTGACCGAATGGGATGGCGGTGTTGACTTCGAGATGTTCGGCAGCAAGCTGCAGGGTTCCGTCGATTATTACCACCGCACCACCAGCGATGCCGCATTCGACCGCCCCTTCGGGTTTACCTACGGCAGCATTTATGGTAACTGGGCGTCCATGGTCAACAGCGGGTGGGACGTTTCCCTGAGCTGGAGAGACAGGATCGGTGATCTGAACTTTACCATCGGCGGCAACTTCTCTACGTTGAAGAACAGGGTAACAGACCTGGGCTCGCTGCCCAGTTTAAATAGCGGTGTATTCCCCTTCATTGCTGAATTTCCCAACAGGATACAGGTGGGTTCACCGCTCCGGTATTTCTACGGGTATGAATTTATTGGCGTGTACCAGACCGCGGACGAGATCGCCAAAGATCCGGTAGCCGCTGCGTATAATGCTACGGCGAGCGCCAAGATCCAGCCGGGATGGCCGAAATATAAAGATCAGGATGGTAACGGCGTACTGGATAATGCGGACCGTGTGAACATCGGCAATTACCTGCCGACCCTGAACTATGGCTTCAACCTGGCGCTGAATTACAAGCAGGTAGATTTCAGCATCTTTTTCCAGGGCGTATCCGGTAACAAGATACTGAACCTGAACCGCGGCAAGCTGTATAAAGCATCCAATTCCCTGAATGTTGACGCGGAATTTGCCAGCAATATGTGGACGGGCCCGGGATCTACCAATGAATACCCTTCCGCGCAGGCTGTTGCAGACTCCTGGTTCAAGGTAGGCAATTCCTTCTTCGTGGAAAACGGGGCCTATCTGCGCATACAGAACATCCAGGCAGGGTACACTTTCAATCTCGGTAAAGAGAGCGGGTCCGGAAATATCCGGGTATTCGCTACGGCAGACAGACCATTTATTTTCACTAAGTACAACGGTTTCACTCCGGAGATCACCGGACCGGGTTACGATATGAATGTGTACCCCATTTCGGCTACCTACAGCTTTGGTGTAAGAGCAAGCTTCTAG
- the ccsA gene encoding cytochrome c biogenesis protein CcsA, with the protein MAKHWWKILSVAILLYVIIGGFSVRVPSIGNNQQAARSIFFHLPMWMSMYTLFSISVVNSVWYLATNDLRRDIRASSAASIGVLFGVMGFLTGMLWATYTWGGTIVNDPKQMTTAIALTIYLAYLVLRLSFTDLDKRARVSAIFNVFAFALLVPLTYIIPRMVESLHPGSASSPGFSSADTEGTIKMVLWPAFIGWTLLGIWIYTLRNRYKRLVLKNILHG; encoded by the coding sequence ATGGCTAAACATTGGTGGAAAATCCTCAGCGTAGCAATCCTGCTATACGTCATCATCGGAGGTTTCAGTGTAAGGGTGCCGTCCATCGGCAATAACCAGCAGGCTGCCCGCAGTATCTTCTTTCACCTGCCCATGTGGATGAGCATGTACACCCTCTTTTCGATTTCCGTGGTCAATTCCGTATGGTACCTTGCCACGAACGATCTGCGCCGGGATATCCGTGCATCCAGCGCCGCCAGCATCGGGGTGCTCTTTGGTGTGATGGGCTTCCTGACCGGTATGTTATGGGCCACCTACACCTGGGGCGGCACCATCGTGAACGATCCCAAACAGATGACCACCGCCATCGCCCTGACGATTTACCTGGCCTATCTCGTGCTGCGGCTGTCGTTTACGGACCTTGACAAAAGGGCGCGGGTCTCCGCCATCTTCAACGTCTTTGCCTTCGCATTACTGGTCCCGCTGACGTATATCATCCCGAGAATGGTGGAATCCCTGCATCCCGGCAGCGCCAGCAGCCCGGGTTTCAGCTCCGCCGATACGGAAGGGACCATCAAAATGGTGCTCTGGCCGGCCTTCATCGGATGGACCCTGCTGGGCATCTGGATCTATACCCTGCGGAACCGTTATAAAAGACTCGTTTTAAAAAATATCCTTCATGGCTAA
- a CDS encoding RagB/SusD family nutrient uptake outer membrane protein codes for MQITVLLITIAVLPGCSKFLDRPQENEAQATRIDYANLSLMYQPVSGVYSTATRGTFAKWISVTIRSVRSDEIEPGNDDAGQMAIHNYQNNVTVKSYWGINDMWISLYGVVLSANSALAELTQFGNNIPAGDAANQQLLAQYQAEVRFWRALGHYWAARYFGDVPVLGEESNDPNALSNATKTSNEDVKQHVIEEMDFCIANLQNVRPNAATPVGAVTRYTALMLKAKAAMDLAGNDNASPYWDVVLDCTNTIMTEGGFSLFPDYYQLFKKPGKMSNESILEFQYSDFGQASGDIVTSGGANELWGNFFLFQGPENTYGMPISGSGWMVPTQKAVDFLEGRNDTLRLRTTILHCGVNGEPGTTAFTPDGDPVSGNVARKKYFNGKAYLPSSQMTTGRVDYYGANNNVRVFRYAEVLLMNAEAKVRKGQNGDAPFNEVRLRAKLNAINGVTLQNVLDERRAELICEWWGERFNDLLRTGRAAAELPGFVAGQSEYMPIPQEQEDRNSNLRN; via the coding sequence ATGCAAATAACAGTTCTGTTGATCACAATTGCCGTGCTGCCCGGCTGCTCCAAGTTCCTGGACCGGCCACAGGAAAACGAGGCGCAGGCCACCAGGATAGATTATGCCAATCTCAGCCTGATGTATCAGCCGGTATCCGGGGTGTACAGCACCGCTACCAGGGGTACCTTCGCCAAATGGATCAGTGTGACGATCAGGTCTGTCCGCAGTGACGAGATCGAACCGGGGAATGACGATGCAGGCCAGATGGCTATCCACAACTACCAGAACAATGTAACGGTGAAGAGCTACTGGGGCATCAATGATATGTGGATCAGTTTATATGGCGTAGTGTTGTCCGCCAACAGCGCCCTTGCAGAGCTGACCCAGTTCGGCAACAACATTCCGGCAGGCGATGCCGCCAATCAGCAGCTCCTGGCCCAATACCAGGCAGAAGTCAGGTTCTGGCGCGCACTCGGGCATTACTGGGCTGCCCGGTATTTTGGGGATGTGCCCGTTCTGGGTGAGGAAAGCAACGACCCGAATGCGTTGAGCAATGCTACCAAGACCAGCAACGAGGATGTGAAGCAACATGTGATCGAGGAAATGGACTTCTGCATCGCCAACCTGCAGAATGTGCGCCCGAATGCAGCAACACCCGTTGGCGCTGTTACCCGTTACACGGCGCTCATGCTGAAAGCCAAAGCGGCGATGGACCTTGCCGGGAATGACAATGCAAGCCCGTACTGGGATGTGGTGCTGGACTGTACGAACACGATCATGACGGAAGGCGGTTTCTCGCTGTTTCCCGACTATTACCAGCTATTCAAGAAGCCCGGCAAGATGTCCAATGAATCCATACTGGAATTTCAGTATTCAGACTTTGGCCAGGCCTCGGGAGACATCGTAACCTCCGGCGGGGCGAATGAGCTGTGGGGGAATTTCTTCCTGTTCCAGGGCCCGGAGAATACCTACGGTATGCCTATCTCCGGCTCGGGCTGGATGGTGCCTACCCAGAAAGCCGTTGATTTCCTGGAAGGCAGGAACGATACGCTCCGGCTCCGGACCACCATTCTGCACTGCGGCGTAAACGGCGAACCGGGCACAACGGCATTTACGCCCGATGGAGACCCGGTTTCCGGCAATGTTGCCCGCAAGAAGTATTTCAACGGCAAGGCATATCTGCCCTCATCGCAAATGACCACCGGCCGTGTGGATTATTATGGCGCCAATAACAACGTGCGGGTTTTCCGTTATGCGGAAGTGCTGCTGATGAATGCCGAAGCAAAGGTCCGCAAAGGACAAAACGGGGATGCGCCGTTCAATGAAGTGCGTTTGCGCGCCAAACTGAATGCCATCAACGGCGTAACTTTGCAGAATGTGCTGGACGAACGCCGTGCGGAGCTGATCTGCGAATGGTGGGGGGAGCGATTCAACGATCTGTTGCGTACCGGCCGTGCCGCTGCCGAGCTGCCGGGTTTTGTGGCAGGCCAAAGCGAGTATATGCCCATCCCGCAGGAGCAGGAAGACAGGAATTCCAATCTTCGTAACTAG
- the accC gene encoding acetyl-CoA carboxylase biotin carboxylase subunit produces MKKIVVANRGEIALRVMRSAREMGILTVAVFSEADRLMPFVQYADEAVCIGPAPSSQSYLLGDKIIAVARETGADAIHPGYGFLSENARFAQMVADAGLTFIGPAAASIEIMGSKLAAKQAAQQFGVPMVPGTETPLRSVEEAREVVKKTGFPILIKASAGGGGKGMRVVQQESELEEQIRLAKSEALSAFGDDAVFIEKYVGAPRHIEIQVLGDQFGNCVYLFERECSIQRRHQKLVEEAPSSCLTPAIREAMGKCAVDVARACNYYGAGTVEFLVDEQLNFYFLEMNTRLQVEHPVTEMITGLDLVKEQIRIARGEQLSFTQESLRINGHAIELRICAEDPANNFLPDTGTLHTYIRPQGYGVRVDDGYEQGMEIPIYYDPMIAKLIAWGSSREEARERLIRAIDEYRVTGIRTTLPFGKWALQQEAFISGRFDTNFINKYFTPQALETTDEDAARAAAILAAQIWQQATPVAQAVAPQEARGARSQWKKRRTF; encoded by the coding sequence ATGAAAAAAATCGTAGTAGCCAACCGGGGCGAGATCGCCCTCCGCGTTATGCGCTCGGCAAGAGAAATGGGCATCCTTACCGTAGCTGTTTTTTCTGAGGCCGACCGGCTGATGCCTTTTGTTCAGTATGCAGATGAAGCGGTGTGCATCGGTCCGGCCCCGTCCAGCCAGAGTTACCTGTTGGGAGACAAGATCATTGCCGTGGCCAGGGAAACGGGGGCTGATGCGATCCATCCGGGCTACGGTTTCCTGAGTGAGAATGCCCGGTTCGCGCAGATGGTGGCGGATGCAGGGTTAACGTTCATCGGTCCCGCTGCGGCCTCTATCGAGATCATGGGCAGCAAGCTGGCCGCAAAGCAGGCGGCACAGCAGTTCGGCGTACCGATGGTCCCCGGCACGGAAACACCGTTGCGAAGCGTGGAAGAAGCAAGGGAAGTGGTAAAGAAGACCGGGTTCCCGATCCTCATCAAAGCGTCCGCAGGCGGCGGCGGCAAGGGGATGCGGGTAGTGCAGCAGGAAAGTGAGCTGGAGGAGCAGATCCGCCTGGCCAAAAGCGAGGCGCTGAGCGCTTTCGGGGATGATGCGGTTTTTATCGAGAAATATGTGGGCGCTCCGCGTCATATAGAGATACAGGTGCTGGGGGACCAGTTCGGCAATTGCGTGTACCTGTTTGAGCGGGAATGCTCCATTCAGCGGCGCCATCAGAAGCTGGTGGAAGAAGCACCCTCCTCCTGCCTTACGCCGGCCATCCGGGAAGCCATGGGCAAATGCGCAGTGGATGTGGCCAGGGCCTGTAACTACTATGGCGCCGGCACTGTGGAGTTCCTGGTAGACGAGCAGCTCAATTTCTACTTCCTGGAAATGAATACCCGCCTGCAGGTGGAACATCCCGTCACGGAAATGATCACGGGGCTGGACCTTGTGAAGGAGCAGATACGTATTGCCAGGGGCGAGCAGCTCTCCTTCACGCAGGAATCCCTCCGGATCAACGGCCATGCCATCGAGCTGCGCATCTGCGCGGAAGATCCGGCCAACAACTTTCTGCCGGATACCGGTACCCTGCATACCTACATCCGCCCCCAGGGGTACGGCGTGCGGGTAGACGATGGGTATGAGCAGGGCATGGAGATCCCCATTTATTACGATCCCATGATCGCCAAGCTCATTGCCTGGGGCTCCAGCCGCGAGGAGGCCAGGGAACGGCTGATACGCGCGATAGATGAATACCGGGTGACCGGCATCCGCACCACACTGCCTTTCGGCAAATGGGCGTTACAGCAGGAAGCTTTTATCAGCGGCCGGTTCGATACGAATTTCATCAACAAATATTTCACGCCGCAGGCGCTGGAAACAACGGATGAAGATGCTGCCAGGGCAGCGGCCATACTAGCGGCACAGATCTGGCAGCAGGCAACGCCCGTGGCGCAGGCGGTTGCCCCGCAGGAGGCCCGGGGGGCCAGGTCGCAATGGAAAAAAAGGAGAACCTTTTAA
- a CDS encoding heme exporter protein CcmB, producing the protein MKTKPVSRIIALVKKDLLLEWRQRHALFGILLYVFSTVFVINLMVKEPEENIWNAMFWVVQLFVCVNAVAKSFLQESRGRLLYYYSLVHPRYFIAAKLIYNVLLMMFMSVISLVCCILFLGNPIIHPLYFLGVVLLGGISLSLLFTMLAAIAAQASQNAALMAIMGFPLVMPILMLLSNISRGALTPVVQPGLPGMFLLLGGMDILVIALALILFPYLWKE; encoded by the coding sequence GTGAAAACGAAACCTGTCTCCCGGATCATCGCCCTCGTTAAAAAAGACCTCCTGCTGGAATGGCGGCAGCGCCACGCGTTGTTCGGCATCCTGCTGTATGTGTTCTCCACCGTGTTTGTGATCAACCTGATGGTGAAAGAGCCGGAGGAAAATATCTGGAATGCCATGTTCTGGGTGGTGCAGCTCTTCGTTTGCGTGAATGCCGTGGCTAAAAGTTTCCTGCAGGAAAGCCGGGGACGCTTGCTGTACTATTATTCGCTGGTTCATCCGCGTTACTTCATCGCCGCAAAACTGATCTATAATGTGTTGCTGATGATGTTCATGAGCGTGATTTCCCTGGTATGCTGCATCCTGTTCCTGGGCAATCCCATCATTCACCCCCTGTATTTCCTCGGTGTTGTGCTGCTCGGCGGCATCAGCCTGTCGCTCTTGTTCACAATGCTGGCGGCTATTGCGGCCCAGGCCAGCCAGAATGCCGCCCTCATGGCCATTATGGGCTTCCCGCTGGTAATGCCCATCCTGATGCTGCTGTCCAATATCTCCCGGGGCGCCCTCACCCCGGTGGTACAGCCGGGCCTGCCCGGCATGTTCCTCCTCCTGGGAGGGATGGATATACTGGTGATCGCCCTGGCGCTCATCCTTTTTCCTTACCTCTGGAAAGAATAG